In Podospora pseudopauciseta strain CBS 411.78 chromosome 3, whole genome shotgun sequence, one genomic interval encodes:
- the SFL1 gene encoding Flocculation suppression protein (COG:K; EggNog:ENOG503NY3V) has translation MAAAIDRAPRNHLDEGSEDSMGARTIPIIAPTIQMSAPSPGEPMDITTPTNSSAPQSATKSPDSDVNASGGNASNESNERLQPIQAQINSNHHNHQASSENNIIMPAPVAAAPAVHQPKIVQTAFIHKLYNMLEDKTIQHLISWTQSSESFVMQPSHEFSKVLAQYFKHTNISSFVRQLNMYGFHKVSDVFAHGTPDSTMWEFKHGNGNFKRGDLVGLREIKRRASRHALVHREYNNQKPPPSQPGTPAEPMPPMQEGGDPRVNSIEHTLYDLSARLQRQEENSQFMQIKNQAIMDTVSRLLQFNQDLSRAVMALSPSLDNPIHRDVSSLQIEVQRQMEIFRSLEEPHEPLFASTRPYFANIENAPVSPRQLPQDDPRRSNLAVPQPRGPNYYHDHRPAVPSGLSVSTRRPYGSIGGNSTGQSSPSSNRAPAPPPPPGPHHLSNPDLHPGALGRRHTSADIRAHGWQPQPPPPFSGPPSSQWPSSPSRLPPPPESQHLRDTFSHYSLQPSSQPHSRPATPPAPPFSNGNPPAADTFNNWSWNSANRENKNLSVRDHSAPPTRRGSMAHILNPTDTAEREDEDMDPRGDDDRKRKRLQ, from the exons ATGGCCGCGGCTATTGATCGAGCGCCGAGGAATCATTTGGACGAAGGGTCTGAGGACTCGATGGGCGCGAGGACGATACCAATCATTGCGCCTACCATCCAGATGTCTGCACCCTCTCCGGGCGAGCCCAtggacatcaccacccctaCGAACTCCTCCGCACCCCAATCTGCCACCAAGAGCCCCGATAGCGACGTGAATGCCAGCGGCGGCAACGCCAGTAACGAGTCGAACGAGCGTCTACAGCCCATCCAGGCCCAGATCAACAGCAatcaccacaaccatcaAGCTTCCTCCGagaacaacatcatcatgccGGCCCCCGTAGCCGCAGCCCCGGCTGTCCACCAGCCCAAGATTGTTCAGACAGCCTTCATTCACAAGCTTTACAA CATGCTGGAAGACAAGACGATCCAGCACCTCATTTCTTGGACCCAGAGCTCCGAGAGCTTCGTGATGCAGCCCTCACATGAGTTTTCCAAAGTACTAGC GCAATATTTCAAGCACACCAATATCTCTTCATTTGTGCGGCAGCTCAACATGTACGGCTTCCATAAGG TGAGTGACGTGTTTGCTCATGGGACTCCCGACTCGACCATGTGGGAGTTTAAGCATGGGAACGGCAACTTCAAGCGGGGAGACCTGGTTGGTCTGCGGGAAATCAAGCGCCGGGCCTCGCGACATGCGCTGGTTCACAGAGAGTACAACAACCAGAAGCCACCGCCATCTCAGCCTGGCACTCCGGCCGAGCCAATGCCTCCCATGCAAGAAGGCGGCGACCCCAGGGTGAACAGCATCGAGCACACTCTCTACGACCTCAGTGCTCGTCTTCAGCGCCAGGAAGAAAACTCGCAGTTCATGCAGATCAAGAACCAGGCCATCATGGACACGGTAAGCCGGCTGCTGCAGTTTAATCAAGACCTGTCACGCGCCGTGATGGCCCTTTCGCCGAGCCTTGATAACCCGATACACCGGGACG TATCATCACTGCAGATCGAGGTGCAGCGGCAAATGGAGATATTCCGCAGCCTCGAGGAACCCCACGAGCCGTTGTTCGCCAGCACCCGTCCCTACTTTGCCAACATCGAAAACGCGCCCGTCTCGCCTCGCCAGCTGCCCCAGGACGATCCCCGCAGGTCTAATCTCGCAGTCCCCCAGCCCCGAGGCCCAAATTATTACCATGACCACCGCCCCGCGGTGCCGTCTGGGTTGTCGGTGAGCACCCGGAGACCATATGGTTCGATAGGAGGAAATTCCACAGGCCAATCTTCGCCGTCTTCCAATCGGGCCCCtgctccgccgccaccgcccgGGCCACACCACCTGTCAAATCCCGATCTGCATCCCGGTGCTCTGGGTCGAAGGCACACCTCGGCTGATATCCGTGCTCATGGTTggcaaccccaaccacctcccccgttTTCCGGACCACCTTCGTCCCAATGGCCATCGTCACCCAGCCggctcccaccaccccctgaGAGCCAGCATCTCAGGGATACCTTTTCTCACTATTCTCTGCAACCCTCGTCCCAACCTCATTCCCGTCCAGCCACTCCCCCAGCGCCCCCATTTTCCAATGGAAACCCACCTGCCGCCGACACGTTTAACAACTGGTCCTGGAACTCTGCCAATCGGGAGAATAAGAACCTGTCGGTGAGGGATCACTCGGCGCCGCCGACGAGACGGGGAAGCATGGCTCATATTTTGAACCCGACTGACACGgctgagagggaggatgaggacatGGACCCCCGGGGTGATGACGACcgaaagaggaagaggctgCAGTGA
- the YAT1 gene encoding carnitine O-acetyltransferase yat1 (COG:I; EggNog:ENOG503NUER), protein MPTQVRHFATPRALGETLTLPLEPAESKPQSPPPETPRTIADLPVIPKPRRNTVLKARNYDMGPFREEKTKGGVTYAHQDELPKLPIPALEQTCQRYLSSLKPLQGPREHQDTRNAVQEFLNNEGPELDAKLRAYAEGKTSYIEQFWYDSYLNFDNPVVLNLNPFFLLEDDPTPARNNQVTRAASLIVSALEFVRAVRKEELPPDTVKGTPLCMHQYSRLFGTARVPTEDGCQIEQDPDSKHLIVMCHGQFYWFDVLDDNSDVIMTEKDIAINLQTIVDDAAQIPIQEAAKGALGVLSTENRKVWSGLRDVITREPGSNNADCLSIIDTALFVVCLDYTEPADAAALCQNMLCGTSEIEKGVQIGTCTNRWYDKLQIIVCKNGSAGINFEHTGVDGHTVLRFASDIYTDTILRFARTINGKAPALWSSTSPDPSKRDPESFGDVSTTPHKLEWDMIPELRIAVRFAETRLADLIEQNEFECLDFAAYGKNFITSMGFSPDAFVQMAFQAAYYGLYGRVECTYEPAMTKTFLHGRTEAIRTVSEEAVNFVQTFWADNPAENKIEALRQACQRHTANTRDCSKAQGCDRHLYALFCLWQRMVDDDFGSNGDSTNGYSSPVDGMSDISSSHGRAAEYLIDNGTTPSSAVHAPPAATTNTNGTNGTTNGDDANSSVIRNRTNSASSRHSSRSRSPNGSSHQLPLIFADSGWDKLNTTILSTSNCGNPSLRHFGFGPVSGDGFGIGYIIKDETISICVSSRHRQTKRFVDTLESYLLEIRRILRLTAAQRNGGAGVASKQSRAREVDEMKAKPKLTHKDSATAKAKLRGRLITGGSDLGRKGGFSVNGSVSPTEDSLLGMSEDDELGGYGFFDAGMLLQALKARGESYEGGETKASERATQQAKRRTEIGKRLRLVDY, encoded by the exons ATGCCTACACAAGTCCGTCACTTCGCCACACCAAGAGCTCTTGGTGAGACTCTCACCCTTCCACTTGAGCCGGCTGAGTCGAAACCTCAGTCACCGCCACCTGAAACTCCTCGCACCATCGCAGACCTTCCAGTGATTCCAAAGCCGAGAAGAAACACAGTGCTCAAGGCTCGCAACTACGACATGGGTCCCTTTCGTGAGGAGAAGACCAAGGGAGGAGTCACGTACGCTCATCAGGACGAGTTACCCAAGCTGCCCATCCCAGCCCTCGAGCAGACCTGCCAGAGAtatctctcttctctcaagCCGCTTCAGGGCCCAAGGGAACACCAAGATACCAGGAATGCCGTTCAAGAGTTCCTCAACAATGAAGGACCAGAACTGGACGCAAAGTTGAGGGCGTACGCGGAGGGGAAGACCAGTTATATTGAGCAGTTCT GGTATGATTCATATCTGAACTTCGATAATCCGGTCgttctcaacctcaaccccttcttcctgCTCGAGGATGACCCTACACCAGCCCGCAACAATCAAGTGACGCGCGCTGCGTCTCTGATTGTGTCGGCGTTGGAGTTTGTTCGAGCTGTCCGCAAGGAGGAGCTCCCACCAGACACCGTCAAGGGGACGCCCCTGTGCATGCACCAGTATTCACGGCTCTTCGGCACCGCCAGAGTGCCCACTGAGGATGGGTGCCAGATTGAGCAGGATCCCGACTCCAAGCATCTCATTGTCATGTGCCATGGCCAATTTTATTGGTTCGATGTCTTGGATGACAACTCTGACGTGATCATGACGGAGAAGGATATCGCCATCAATCTCCAGACTATTGTGGACGATGCGGCACAGATCCCCATTCAAGAGGCCGCGAAGGGCGCCCTCGGTGTCCTCAGCACCGAGAACCGCAAGGTCTGGTCTGGTTTGAGGGATGTCATCACCAGAGAACCAGGTTCCAACAATGCCGACTGCCTCAGCATCATCGACACAGCTCTCTTCGTGGTCTGCCTGGACTACACAGAGCCTGCCGATGCTGCCGCCCTCTGCCAGAACATGCTTTGCGGCACCAGCGAGATCGAGAAGGGTGTCCAGATTGGCACCTGCACCAACAGGTGGTACGACAAGCTGCAGATCATCGTCTGCAAGAACGGCAGTGCCGGCATCAACTTTGAGCACACTGGTGTCGACGGTCACACGGTTCTTCGCTTTGCCAGTGATATCTACACCGACACCATCCTCCGCTTTGCTCGGACCATCAACGGCAAGGCACCAGCCCTCTGGTCATCCACCAGCCCCGACCCCTCGAAGCGTGACCCTGAGAGCTTTGGCGATGTCAGCACCACACCTCACAAGCTCGAATGGGACATGATCCCTGAACTTCGCATCGCTGTCCGCTTTGCCGAGACCAGACTCGCCGATCTCATCGAACAGAACGAGTTTGAGTGCCTGGATTTTGCCGCCTATGGCAAGAACTTCATTACCAGCATGGGCTTCTCTCCCGATGCTTTTGTCCAGATGGCCTTCCAAGCCGCTTACTACGGTCTCTATGGCAGAGTGGAGTGCACGTACGAGCCAGCCATGACCAAGACCTTCCTTCATGGCCGCACTGAAGCCATTCGCACTGTTTCGGAAGAAGCCGTCAACTTTGTCCAGACCTTCTGGGCTGACAACCCGGCCGAGAACAAGATTGAGGCTCTCAGGCAGGCCTGCCAACGTCACACAGCCAACACCCGCGACTGCTCCAAAGCCCAAGGTTGTGATCGTCATTTGTACGCCCTGTTTTGTCTCTGGCAGCGCATGGTTGACGATGACTTTGGCTCCAATGGCGATAGCACCAACGGGTACTCTTCTCCGGTAGATGGCATGTCTGATATCAGCTCTTCCCACGGCAGAGCGGCCGAGTACCTTATCGACAatggcaccaccccctcgtCTGCGGTCCATGCCCCCCCTGCGGctaccaccaacaccaacgggACCAATGGCACGACCAACGGTGACGACGCCAACAGCAGCGTCATCCGCAACAGGACCAATTCCGCCTCATCTAGACACTCCTCCCGTTCTCGCTCGCCTAATGGATCATCTCATCAACTGCCCCTCATTTTTGCTGACTCGGGTTGGGACaagctcaacaccaccatcctctccacctccaactgCGGCAACCCATCCCTGCGACACTTTGGCTTCGGCCCCGTGTCGGGAGATGGCTTCGGGATAGGCTATATCATTAAAGACGAGACCATCTCTATTTGTGTCTCCTCCCGCCATCGCCAAACCAAGCGTTTCGTCGATACCCTTGAGTCCTACCTCTTGGAGATCCGCCGGATCCTGCGGTTGACCGCAGCCCAGAGAAATGGAGGGGCGGGGGTTGCCAGCAAGCAGAGCAGAGCcagggaggtggatgagatgAAGGCCAAGCCGAAACTTACACACAAAGATTCCGCCACTGCGAAGGCCAAACTCCGGGGACGACTTATCACCGGCGGCAGTGatctggggaggaagggagggttCAGTGTGAATGGGAGCGTGAGTCCGACGGAGGATAGCCTGTTGGGGAtgagtgaggatgatgagttggGCGGTT atGGCTTCTTTGACGCGGGGATGCTGCTTCAGGCGCTCAaggcgaggggggagagcTACGAGGGTGGGGAGACGAAAGCGAGTGAACGGGCGACGCAGCAGGCCAAGAGACGGACGGAGATTGGGAAACGGTTGAGGTTGGTTGATTATTGA